One genomic segment of Odocoileus virginianus isolate 20LAN1187 ecotype Illinois chromosome X, Ovbor_1.2, whole genome shotgun sequence includes these proteins:
- the TAF7L gene encoding transcription initiation factor TFIID subunit 7-like isoform X1, giving the protein MSRQDSQIPTDHGAETSGDHGAQTAKTPAADAHGDDAVAAIGTQAAAQASMENLPQEKEEMSRSQDEPPHELENQFILRLPMEYASTVRKMMHSGSSSMKNKLKIDLFSDKRRAVVEVGNVSLAAKLVDLPCVIGSLKTLDRETFYKTADVSQMLVCTADADVHSSHEEPVTSTDPKAIRKTEKQRQKKYTWKHGITPPLRNVRRRRFRKTIKKLPDFKKIEEMDVSEHFGSPDVEKEVKRLLCADAEAVNARWEVIADDGKEIECQGSTRSYAIASGMNDCKQGHTLPECYVLQEMCNDSINNTEDNNDEEEDCDDKEEEEDYDDEDIEKKLQVRFTEYGHYEAKEETSSMVMEIQKHTQYTEKKLNEIQHRAQRQKELIRKVENLTLKNNLQSVLEQLKLQEEEKTEQLIYLQEKLNYFLKK; this is encoded by the exons ATGAGCCGCCAAGATTCCCAAATTCCTACTGACCACGGAGCTGAAACTTCTGGCGATCATGGAGCCCAAACTGCTAAAACTCCTGCTGCTGACGCTCACGGTGATGACGCCGTTGCCGCCATTGGCACCCAGGCTGCTGCCCAAGCCTCTATGGAAAACTTACCCCAAGAGAAAG aagagatgagtaGAAGCCAGGATGAACCTCCTCACGAACTTGAGAACCAGTTTATACTGCGTCTGCCTATG GAATATGCTTCCACTGTCAGAAAGATGATGCATTCTGGAAGTTCCTCCATgaagaataaactaaaaattgaCTTATTTT CTGACAAACGTCGTGCGGTTGTTGAGGTAGGCAATGTCTCACTAGCTGCTAAGCTGGTTGATTTGCCTTGTGTTATCGGAAGCCTAAAAACTCTGGATAGAGAAACTTTTTATAAAACGGCAGATGTTTCCCAG ATGCTTGTGTGCACTGCTgatgctgatgttcactcttctCATGAAGAACCAGTAACCTCTACTGATCCTAAAGCAATCAGgaaaactgaaaagcagagacagaagaaATATACCTGGAAGCATGGCA ttactCCACCACTTAGGAATGTCAGAAGGAGAAGGTTCcgcaaaacaataaaaaag cttcctgatttcaaaaaaattgaagaaatggACGTTTCTGAG CACTTTGGATCTCCTGATGtggaaaaggaagtgaaaagactGCTGTGTGCAGATGCCGAAGCTGTCAATGCCC GGTGGGAGGTCATTGCTGACGATGGAAAGGAAATAGAATGTCAAGGCTCCACTCGTAGCTATGCGATAGCCTCAGGAATGAATGACTGCAAGCAGGGTCATACCTTACCAG aATGTTATGTGCTTCAGGAGATGTGCAATGATTCTATCAATAACACTGAGGATAATAATGATGAGGAGGAAGATTGTGATgataaagaagaggaggaagattaTGATGATGAGGATATAGAAAAGAAGCTACAGGTCAGGTTCACTGAATATGGCCACTATGAGGCAAAGGAGGAAACCAGCTCAATGG TCATGGAAATTCAGAAGCACACTCAATACACGGAGAAAAAGCTCAATGAGATTCAGCACAgggcacaaagacagaaggagCTCATCAGGAAAGTGGAAAACCTGACACTCAAG AATAATTTACAGTCTGTGCTGGAGCAGCTTAAgttacaggaagaagaaaaaactgaGCAG CTCATTTATCTACAGGAAAAACTGAACTACTTCCTGAAGAAGTGA
- the TAF7L gene encoding transcription initiation factor TFIID subunit 7-like isoform X2, translated as MNLRKYQLRLVLSCAAGSTRSEEMSRSQDEPPHELENQFILRLPMEYASTVRKMMHSGSSSMKNKLKIDLFSDKRRAVVEVGNVSLAAKLVDLPCVIGSLKTLDRETFYKTADVSQMLVCTADADVHSSHEEPVTSTDPKAIRKTEKQRQKKYTWKHGITPPLRNVRRRRFRKTIKKLPDFKKIEEMDVSEHFGSPDVEKEVKRLLCADAEAVNARWEVIADDGKEIECQGSTRSYAIASGMNDCKQGHTLPECYVLQEMCNDSINNTEDNNDEEEDCDDKEEEEDYDDEDIEKKLQVRFTEYGHYEAKEETSSMVMEIQKHTQYTEKKLNEIQHRAQRQKELIRKVENLTLKNNLQSVLEQLKLQEEEKTEQLIYLQEKLNYFLKK; from the exons ATGAACTTGAGAAAGTACCAGCTTAGGCTTGTGCTGAGTTGTGCTGCTGGGAGCACGCGATCAG aagagatgagtaGAAGCCAGGATGAACCTCCTCACGAACTTGAGAACCAGTTTATACTGCGTCTGCCTATG GAATATGCTTCCACTGTCAGAAAGATGATGCATTCTGGAAGTTCCTCCATgaagaataaactaaaaattgaCTTATTTT CTGACAAACGTCGTGCGGTTGTTGAGGTAGGCAATGTCTCACTAGCTGCTAAGCTGGTTGATTTGCCTTGTGTTATCGGAAGCCTAAAAACTCTGGATAGAGAAACTTTTTATAAAACGGCAGATGTTTCCCAG ATGCTTGTGTGCACTGCTgatgctgatgttcactcttctCATGAAGAACCAGTAACCTCTACTGATCCTAAAGCAATCAGgaaaactgaaaagcagagacagaagaaATATACCTGGAAGCATGGCA ttactCCACCACTTAGGAATGTCAGAAGGAGAAGGTTCcgcaaaacaataaaaaag cttcctgatttcaaaaaaattgaagaaatggACGTTTCTGAG CACTTTGGATCTCCTGATGtggaaaaggaagtgaaaagactGCTGTGTGCAGATGCCGAAGCTGTCAATGCCC GGTGGGAGGTCATTGCTGACGATGGAAAGGAAATAGAATGTCAAGGCTCCACTCGTAGCTATGCGATAGCCTCAGGAATGAATGACTGCAAGCAGGGTCATACCTTACCAG aATGTTATGTGCTTCAGGAGATGTGCAATGATTCTATCAATAACACTGAGGATAATAATGATGAGGAGGAAGATTGTGATgataaagaagaggaggaagattaTGATGATGAGGATATAGAAAAGAAGCTACAGGTCAGGTTCACTGAATATGGCCACTATGAGGCAAAGGAGGAAACCAGCTCAATGG TCATGGAAATTCAGAAGCACACTCAATACACGGAGAAAAAGCTCAATGAGATTCAGCACAgggcacaaagacagaaggagCTCATCAGGAAAGTGGAAAACCTGACACTCAAG AATAATTTACAGTCTGTGCTGGAGCAGCTTAAgttacaggaagaagaaaaaactgaGCAG CTCATTTATCTACAGGAAAAACTGAACTACTTCCTGAAGAAGTGA
- the TAF7L gene encoding transcription initiation factor TFIID subunit 7-like isoform X3, producing the protein MSRSQDEPPHELENQFILRLPMEYASTVRKMMHSGSSSMKNKLKIDLFSDKRRAVVEVGNVSLAAKLVDLPCVIGSLKTLDRETFYKTADVSQMLVCTADADVHSSHEEPVTSTDPKAIRKTEKQRQKKYTWKHGITPPLRNVRRRRFRKTIKKLPDFKKIEEMDVSEHFGSPDVEKEVKRLLCADAEAVNARWEVIADDGKEIECQGSTRSYAIASGMNDCKQGHTLPECYVLQEMCNDSINNTEDNNDEEEDCDDKEEEEDYDDEDIEKKLQVRFTEYGHYEAKEETSSMVMEIQKHTQYTEKKLNEIQHRAQRQKELIRKVENLTLKNNLQSVLEQLKLQEEEKTEQLIYLQEKLNYFLKK; encoded by the exons atgagtaGAAGCCAGGATGAACCTCCTCACGAACTTGAGAACCAGTTTATACTGCGTCTGCCTATG GAATATGCTTCCACTGTCAGAAAGATGATGCATTCTGGAAGTTCCTCCATgaagaataaactaaaaattgaCTTATTTT CTGACAAACGTCGTGCGGTTGTTGAGGTAGGCAATGTCTCACTAGCTGCTAAGCTGGTTGATTTGCCTTGTGTTATCGGAAGCCTAAAAACTCTGGATAGAGAAACTTTTTATAAAACGGCAGATGTTTCCCAG ATGCTTGTGTGCACTGCTgatgctgatgttcactcttctCATGAAGAACCAGTAACCTCTACTGATCCTAAAGCAATCAGgaaaactgaaaagcagagacagaagaaATATACCTGGAAGCATGGCA ttactCCACCACTTAGGAATGTCAGAAGGAGAAGGTTCcgcaaaacaataaaaaag cttcctgatttcaaaaaaattgaagaaatggACGTTTCTGAG CACTTTGGATCTCCTGATGtggaaaaggaagtgaaaagactGCTGTGTGCAGATGCCGAAGCTGTCAATGCCC GGTGGGAGGTCATTGCTGACGATGGAAAGGAAATAGAATGTCAAGGCTCCACTCGTAGCTATGCGATAGCCTCAGGAATGAATGACTGCAAGCAGGGTCATACCTTACCAG aATGTTATGTGCTTCAGGAGATGTGCAATGATTCTATCAATAACACTGAGGATAATAATGATGAGGAGGAAGATTGTGATgataaagaagaggaggaagattaTGATGATGAGGATATAGAAAAGAAGCTACAGGTCAGGTTCACTGAATATGGCCACTATGAGGCAAAGGAGGAAACCAGCTCAATGG TCATGGAAATTCAGAAGCACACTCAATACACGGAGAAAAAGCTCAATGAGATTCAGCACAgggcacaaagacagaaggagCTCATCAGGAAAGTGGAAAACCTGACACTCAAG AATAATTTACAGTCTGTGCTGGAGCAGCTTAAgttacaggaagaagaaaaaactgaGCAG CTCATTTATCTACAGGAAAAACTGAACTACTTCCTGAAGAAGTGA